A genomic stretch from Falco naumanni isolate bFalNau1 chromosome 6, bFalNau1.pat, whole genome shotgun sequence includes:
- the FBXO48 gene encoding F-box only protein 48, with product MEGERLAAAGPAGGEGRGGGGGGGGGGGGGRGDFVAVLPPEVSSQIFSDLDVESLCHAAVTCKGWHRAIESDDGLWRPHCLSARAVCQREIDGDRGSGYSWKITLLRNYWKSKVKQEWLSGKYSNIPSQNSLPEKSMYPMDVDTWGEILEAELER from the exons ATGGAGGGGGAGCGCTTGGCCGCCGCGGGACCCGCGGGGGGGGAAGgacggggaggaggaggaggaggaggaggaggaggaggaggaggaaggggtgaCTTCGTGGCTGTCCTCCCTCCGGAGGTGAGCTCTCAGATTTTCAGCGACCTGGACGTTGAGAGCTTGTGTCACGCCGCGGTGACGTGTAAGGGTTGGCATCGCGCCATCGAGAGCGACGACGGGCTGTGGAGGCCCCACTGCCTGAGCGCCAGGGCCGTCTGCCAGCGGGAGATCGATGGCGATCGCGGCAGCGGGTACTCCTGGAAG ATCACATTACTGAGAAACtactggaaaagcaaagtgaaGCAAGAATGGCTGAGTGGGAAATACAGCAACATTCCTTCACAAAACAGCTTGCCAGAGAAAAGCATGTATCCTATGGATGTTGACACGTGGGGAGAAATCCTGGAAGCAGAACTTGAGAGATGA